Below is a genomic region from Echinicola rosea.
AGAAGAGGGCATTGATGACATCAAATGGCTCAGTCACCAAGAAGCGAAGGTGGCTTTGGTAAACTCTTACCCTTCAATGAGGTACTTGTACAAGCGGTTTTTGAAAATGGTACCGGAAGTTCAGACTTCGTAAGGAAGGAATTCGCTTACATTTCCGCCATATCGATGAACTTCCCTAATAATAGTAGAGCTGACGGCTGCATACTGCGGTGAAGTGATCAAAAATACGGTTTCTAGGTCTGTGTTGAGGTAGCGGTTCATTTGGGAAATGGTATTTTCATACTCAAAATCCGTTGTGTTCCGTAGGCCTCTAAGTAAAAAATTGGCATCGTGTTTTTTTGCTAAGCTAGAAGTAAGTTCATTGTAAACGACTACCTTTACCGATGGGATATCCTTATAGACTTCTTCGATTTTCTGAACCATCATGTCTATTTCGAAGTAGCGCGACTTTTTGGAGGAATTATAACCTATGCCCACGACTATTTCGTCAAAAATATCCAATCCCCTCATCACTATATCATGATGGCCATTGGTGTAAGGATCAAATGAACCTGGGAAAATAGCTGTCTTTTTCATGTCTTTAGCTTGCCCAAAAGGCTTCCAGTTTTTTGGTTTCCCTAAAGCTTTCGGCTCCTGGAAGGTAATTTTGGATGGATTTTGGAGCGGTTATTTCAATGTTTTTGAAATATTTTTTTAGCACTGGCTCTTGTACGTTGATTTCTTCTAGGTTTCCGTAAAGCGTTATTTTACAATGCATCCTGTCGAATGCCAATTGGTGAAGGACACTGAAACTGTATTTTAGAAACTCTTGGTTGTTACGAACGTCAAAGC
It encodes:
- the coaD gene encoding pantetheine-phosphate adenylyltransferase, whose amino-acid sequence is MKKTAIFPGSFDPYTNGHHDIVMRGLDIFDEIVVGIGYNSSKKSRYFEIDMMVQKIEEVYKDIPSVKVVVYNELTSSLAKKHDANFLLRGLRNTTDFEYENTISQMNRYLNTDLETVFLITSPQYAAVSSTIIREVHRYGGNVSEFLPYEV